The Clostridia bacterium nucleotide sequence GTCATCTTCTGCCAGCGTCTGCGGGATGAAGCCGTAGTTTGCTGGATAGTACACGGCCGAGTACAGCACGCGGTCCAACTTGATAAGCCCGCTCTTCTTGTCGAGTTCATACTTCACACTCGAGCCAAACGGGATCTCGATGACAGTGATGAATTCGGAGGGCAGATTTTCGCCCGGTGTGATGTCGTGCCATGCGTGCATCATGAGAAGAAGACTCTTTCCAGGGAGGTCGATCGAGAGAGAGTGGCCAATACACGGCACACTCGCAGACTCTGGATTTATTGTAACCATCCGGCGCTACGCCCGCCATTCATCGTTGCGATTCCGGCGCCGAAAGTCACATCCGCTATCAAGAAGTAAATTACTTTAGGCGCAGCTACCGTTTTCGGAATAGGCGCAGTCTGTTCATTACTCCGGAAATCCCGAACAGAGCGGTGAATCCGAAGTAGAGCAGGCCGTAGGGGCCAAGCACGATGATGCCGCGCAGGATGCGCGAATGAACCGGCACCCCATAACGTATGCCGACCGCGATTGCCGCGGCCAACGTTGCCGCCACCCACAACTTTGCCACGTATCGCGCCGAAAATGCTACGCGTCCAATGCGTCCGTGCAGCGAGTGGCGCAGCAGAACGAACTCTATCCATCCTGCCAGTCCCGCCGAAAGCGTAAGGCCCGCAACGCCCCAGCGCCGGTCGATGCCCAGCCAGACCGGCAGCGGCAACGCGCACAGGTATCCCAACCCCAGGGTCAGCGCGACCCGAATGACGGCGAAGCGCAATGGAGTGCGCGTGTCACGCAGGGCGTAGAACGTGGACGAATACAAACGTCCGGATGTGGACGCGAGCAAGCCGATAGCCGAGCCAGCCAGCACCGCCCAAACATAGCGCACGTCGCGCTCAGTGAAGATGCCCGACTGGTAGATGGTCGCCACCACCACGTCACCCAGGGCAAGGAACGCCATCGCCGAGGGCACAACGAAGTACGAAATCTGCTCCAGTCCGCGTGCCAGTCGCGTGCGCAGCGCGGCAGCGATCTCATCCTGGCTCCCCATTGCGCTCGACATCGCGGGCAGCTCCGCCGCTGAAACTGCCATGCCGAACAGGCTCACCGGCAGCGAGTTCAGCGTCTGCGCGTACGCGAGCGCAGCCACAGCGCCATCGGGCAAAAAGCTCGCCAGCATCGAATCGATATAGGCACTAATCTGCACCACGCCGCGGCTCACGAACACGGGGAAGAAATTCGTTACCACCGTCCGCACATGCTG carries:
- the murJ gene encoding murein biosynthesis integral membrane protein MurJ, with translation MASPTATRFNKLFAERGAASLVAAGILLSRVAGLFRDSAFAHYLGNSYTADAFRAAFRIPNFLQNLFGEGVLSASFIPVYARLRAEGKHEEASRLAEAIGALLALTTSLLVVLGVIAAPWLLELIAPGFHGEKRELTIQLVRILFPGSGLLVFSAWCLGILNSHRKFFLSYAAPVIWNLTIIATFLLKGPGAKAAHLATLVAWGSVLGSALQFGVQLPVVLKLLSPMQSLIAARSQHVRTVVTNFFPVFVSRGVVQISAYIDSMLASFLPDGAVAALAYAQTLNSLPVSLFGMAVSAAELPAMSSAMGSQDEIAAALRTRLARGLEQISYFVVPSAMAFLALGDVVVATIYQSGIFTERDVRYVWAVLAGSAIGLLASTSGRLYSSTFYALRDTRTPLRFAVIRVALTLGLGYLCALPLPVWLGIDRRWGVAGLTLSAGLAGWIEFVLLRHSLHGRIGRVAFSARYVAKLWVAATLAAAIAVGIRYGVPVHSRILRGIIVLGPYGLLYFGFTALFGISGVMNRLRLFRKR